ttaaataatataaaacctgCTTTTACAGCTCtacttgctgaaaaaaataagtaacacccaggaaaataaaaaatcagaGCCTATTTCTATTTGAACAGATTTAACATTCTATATGTGAGGACGTGCATAAACCCAGAGCAAGATTGAGATCAAAACTTCATGGCATATTGGAGTTAGTTCAAAGTCCTTTTATACTGTTTCTGGTTTGTTGTGCTGCAgataaaatcaatatttattcagtaaaataagCGAGACAGATTTACGTCAACGTCATTATTTACCGTCTATCGGTCAACTTTCCACGTACATCATTCAATCATCTCAGGCGCCTCACTTTATGTACAGGTAATTAACACACACATTAGTCACTATACATCACATGCATTATGTTACAGATATAATACGTTCATGATTGTCTTTCAGGCTGTAGTGTATTTCATGTGTACATTTAACCGTAGGAGTCTTTTCCGTTTGTTGAAGATTAGCGCCCCCAGGAGGAGAATTAAATTGCATGCAAATGGCGCAGTTAAAACCTCGtttctttatttacttttgtACTGAATTAATTCCCTCGATTTCTAATGTTGTGAAAACTCAGGTTGTGTCTGCAAACTTCTTGGATGTCTTCATTAgttttgtaaattaaaacaaaCCCTCTCCACGATCAAATAATCTGTGAATTATTGTTTACgggtttgcttttgttttttttttgggccaAGGGCCTCCTGGTGGATGAAGAATATTGCATATTAAGCCTCGTCTAAAATAACGTATATAGTACCATTCTAATACACcagttttttattcataaaaaaggaCTTTCATTAAGGCTGGATTTTACTGGTCAAAAGTTAAAACAGACCTTTCTATTTTTACAAAAGACgtatctttcaaataaatgcagttattttaaacttgaaattttcacaaaaatgttaaggAGTTTTCAACATTgtcaataagaaatgtttcttgagcagcacattagaatgatttctgaagaagcaCGTGACTTTTCACTAACATCAGTTAAATATCACTTCTATGAACTTgtacggttgcactttattttacagtacgtgtactaacatgtacttatagtgtatttacaatgtatttatctaagaaggtTCTGGTACCAcgaggtaactacatggggtagggttaggtttaggggtaggttcagggttagtacctagttattacatagttattgttattactataataagtacaaagtatgtacatgaggaacaggactgtaaaataaagtgctaccacttGTGCaccagagtaatggctgctaaaagttcagtagtcttggtgagcattaagaggcttctttcaaaaacatttaaaaatcatccAGACTCCTTCCAGTCTTTTAAAAGGTTTTGTCAGTCAGAAAACTGAAAACCTGGCTGTGGGCGTTTGGCAAGAACATTACACGTGTAAGTCAGGCCCATAAGTCACATAACAATCTTTACTTTGAAACTGCAGATATGCATGTCCTGAACCCACTGAACGGAATTGCCATGTCCTGAACCCAGGCTTCTGATAGACTGACCTACTTACAGTTTGCCAAATCAGAGACTGTGATCTGACACCATGATGATTTGACCCCTGTCCCTGACCCCACTGCTCCGTTTGGGCAGCACTCCAAACACATGAAGTTGTTTTTCTTACAAATAAATGTGCATTCCTAGAATAAAATGCAGCTTCTGGCAACAAGTGTCACCTTGACCTGTTAAGGTCTGCTAGACTGGATTGCTCAGTTTAAAAACCTTTACTTTGCATTCATTCCTTTCAACAATATACAAAAATTGGACAATACTTACttggttacatttttattaaaacatttaaaatacaaaaggCGAGAGTATTTGAAGAAGTCATGCCCATGCACCAGCACATagtaatatagttaaatatactaaacatttcAAATGGAACGAGCTGCAGCATACATTTACTTCAAGTATAAAGCAGTCAGTATTTACACTTCATCAAGCATATAcgtttttacagttttacattaATAACACTGTTTGCTGATTTACTATCATTCGAAACATTTCATGTGGTAATCAGCTGTGTTCTTGTGCAAGAGTTGAGAACATAATGTACAGGCAAGAAAGCACAATCACAGAGTTGTTTTTAAACTTGTTCTATAACCCtcggaccaaaaaaaaaaaaaaaaaaaaaaaaaaagaccttgaaCTCAAATTCTAATCTTTACCTTGTGGCCGGTAATCACTTGAAAAATTTTGTGACACCTGGAAAAATACTCAATactaaattaattacaaaaaatgctCATATGAAAAATATATGTTCATATTTCCCCAATGTCGTATCATATAGGTATGTTTGCATCTTATAAGAAGTGTAAGCATATCTGGTTTGTTGTGTCATTAAACACCGCTCCGAGAAATTCAGCACACATCAGAAAACCaaaacaatatttgtctgagatacaactatttgaaaatctggaatctgagggtgcaaaaaaatcaaaatactgagaaaaagttgttcaaatgaattcttagcaatgcatattactaatcaatattaggctttgatatatttacagtaggaaatttacaaaatatcttcatggaacatgatctttactttttgacccatacacttttttttttggctattgctaaaaatacgCCCCAGCaacttgagactggttttgtggtccagtgttaCAAATGCTCAACTTCTGGCTCCACATACaggttaaaacaaaaataacacagaCCTCTTTATCAGGACTTTTACAGTGAGAAGATAATTTGGTTGTGCAAACCACATTTTGATGACCCATGAACTCCAAGACATGCTTCATGAAAAACTGTATCTACTAAGGCATGCTGTACGAAAAGAATAACTTAccagtcaaataaagatggaatacAAATGGTACTAAAGTAGAATATAAACTCTGAAAAACAcattagcaactttttttttggttcattagaacctaaataaaacattaaagggatataattaacgtaaaaataaaaatcctgtcatcagttactcacctTTATGTTATTCTGAAACTTGCAGGACACAAAAAGGCATTATAAGTAACAGTTTGTTTCCATGTAATGAAAGCCAGTAGGGTCCAAAATAAGACAGGGCCCCACtgacttttacattttcaaatatcttGTTTTCGAACGTACACAGTCGTACAGGCTTGGAATTACATGAAGGTGAGTGAACGacagaaatttaattttttagtgtactgtccctttaacataACTTCTCATTTGACATATTCCAGTTAAAGAGCACTCCAATGTAAAAGTACATATCTGAACCTATTTTGCTTTCTATTCTCATTCTTTCTCACTCACTCAACATTAAAAAATGACCTTTGCTTTACTTTCctttttcattcattcaaaaattaaAAGCATATAACATAAAAGCAaattttggaacaacacaagCACTATATAAAGTGAAGAGTGAAGTGAAAGTCCTAATTAGGACTTTCCTATATAAACTCCTAATTGCAAAATCTGCTTAACCTACATTAGTACATTTCCAGTCTTGATTTATGGTTTTGTGTTGCATTTTGATGGTTTAATTGTGATAGTAGGTCTGCAGTGAGCTTAGCatattatttttctgtttggCTCAATTCCACATATAACACTGGGAATAAACACCGCTCATCTACTGAATATCAGAATTCCTTTCCAAGTCAGCTGCCATGaatatgtgaaaataaaaatgaacacaaaaacacactcaagGGTAATACATTCCGGTGTTAGAGATAGGTAACATTTTGCTGTGCTAATATTACTGATAATGCAGTGTGAGGAGATGTATGTAACGGAACATGTGAAAGAAAGAGTGTGCCTGCTTCTACTGTCCGCCAATGACGTGTGGGTTAAACTGCACTATAATGATTGTGATATCATCCCTATACATGCGGGCTAACTCCTCTGGCAAGCTTAACATCTTCGACAACCTCTCATGGTCCACCATTCCAAACTCATTATTCCCCACCGCGTGCCGAATCAGGTGCGTAGCCGCATTCTGGTCTTCGAAAGTGGAGGAGATGCGAGCCTTCCTCTCCTGCAACAATCCCTGCATCTGACCCAGGGTCACTTTATAGCCACCAACACTGACTGGTTGCTGCTGGTGCACTCCAGTGAGATGTTCGCCCACAATCCTCACCACCTCCTGCCTGTGTAGTGTTTCCCACAGCCCGTCCGAACCCAGCACCAGGAACCGATCCTGTGGACGAAGGTGGTGTCGCGTCACCTCTGGTTCTGCCGTAAGGTAGGGTGGTGTGTGATAGTTGGGTGGGATGAACTTGGCGTGCTCATTCTCATGGAGCTGGTCCGGTCCGGACTCGAGAACACGGTGCTGGAGTTCAATGCTCCACTTGAACTTAACATCTCCAAAGGCGCGAAATGGCATGAGTAACCCCAACAGTCGATCCTGCTTCACCACACTCTTGGCCTCAGAAAGTGGATGCTCAGACAGCACACGCTTCATCTCAGATTCATTCTGCGCATTGTGGTCATTGGTGAGCGTGAGGGCAGAAAAAGAACCATCAGGTTCTTGTACTCCCAGGACTGCACGACAATCTCCAGTGTTGGCAATATGCAGCTCATTCCCATCAATGTGGGCGACACATGCAGTAGCACCTGAGAATGCAACACGGAGCACCAAGTAGTGCAAGAACGCATTCGGGTCGCCAACCTGCGCTTCAAGGGATATGTCATTGTCCAACCGTTTAAAGGCACTCACAAGAGCTTCAGCAACATCCGGTTGCTCCCCAGGAACGCTCAGATCCAGCAGTTCCTGCCAGTACGTGCGCAAACTGGAGAAGTAGAGCTGTGAAGCTTCCTTGCTGAAGTAGTCATTGGGATGCTTGTGCCACTGCAATATCGGTTGAAGAGGTCTTCCGTTCTCCACCGCATCCTCCAGCTCCAGCAACGTCTCATGTGGCAGTAATGAGATAGCAATGTAATAGAAGAGGCGCTCGGTGAGTGCCTGAGCACATGCGCAGCCTGCATGGCCATCAAATACACCATAAAGCATGCCACGGGTTTGCAAGCATGTTGCTGCACTTCGGCGATCCTCAATGGGTGCATTTGCCGGTAGCTGGTTGCTGTCAAAGCCCATGACCGAACTGAGGTTCTTACCATCAAACTCAGGAACTTTGAAGCTGTATTCGTTAGCTTTTAGAATACTGTTAACCTGAGGTGGGGTCAAGTAGTGGGTGTGCCATACAGGTGAGGTCCTGTATGCCCGCACCTGGTGCTGCCATCTTTGTTCAAAGCTGTGTGGCTGAGTTGCATTGATGCATGGACCAGGAGGACGGCTGGAGTTTTGGCATGTCATGGCTGGCACCAGTATCTGACCAAACCTCCTGCCACGAATGACCCTGAACACCTGGGAGGTTGCAGCCATGATATACCCTCAAAGGACCTGCAGGAAAACCATAGCTCAATTAGAAAGATTAAACAAAACTAATTTTTCACAGTTGTCTAAAGATATACAAGAAAATCAGTAAAGTTTACAATTTGGACACCTTGATTAACATATTCTTGGGTCTTGATGTAGAAGTAACTTCAAATGACTGTAGGTTATAAATTTTAAATCAAAAGATTACTACAAGGATATGGTCAAGACAAGGAAAAGCCATTGCATTCAGGATGGGAGAGTGTCCTGAGGCTATTTAGTCCCATGCTGCCACATTCTTGGCATTGGACACTGTGAGGGTCCCACTGGCCTATTACTGTCCCCTGTAACATTTACCCATGACATAAAGCAAAAATGCTGCAACCCAATATAAACTGCAATTATTCCCTGCCCTTCAGGTCAGTCTCATTTTTAAAGGAATTTCTGTCAGTGATTATCTCTGCCCAACCCAAAATCTATTTTGGCATCTGTCGTCAAATGTCATGGAGCTACCACTATAACCACGAAATAACCACTATATCAGTTGTAAGAAcgattttaaattataatttcaaaataaaacaacagttgcaaaaaaaaaatgctcagcaGAGTACTACGCCCCGTTCACATCATCATCATAGATACTCGCTACTAAGTTGCCATATTGTTTACATTTGGGCTTGGCAACTTAATTTAGAAGATATCATCGCAGAGAAACGCAATCGGATAAATGTCCCAGTATTTCAAGAGGAAAAAAAGTGATTC
The nucleotide sequence above comes from Carassius gibelio isolate Cgi1373 ecotype wild population from Czech Republic chromosome B16, carGib1.2-hapl.c, whole genome shotgun sequence. Encoded proteins:
- the pdp1 gene encoding pyruvate dehydrogenase phosphatase catalytic subunit 1 is translated as MAATSQVFRVIRGRRFGQILVPAMTCQNSSRPPGPCINATQPHSFEQRWQHQVRAYRTSPVWHTHYLTPPQVNSILKANEYSFKVPEFDGKNLSSVMGFDSNQLPANAPIEDRRSAATCLQTRGMLYGVFDGHAGCACAQALTERLFYYIAISLLPHETLLELEDAVENGRPLQPILQWHKHPNDYFSKEASQLYFSSLRTYWQELLDLSVPGEQPDVAEALVSAFKRLDNDISLEAQVGDPNAFLHYLVLRVAFSGATACVAHIDGNELHIANTGDCRAVLGVQEPDGSFSALTLTNDHNAQNESEMKRVLSEHPLSEAKSVVKQDRLLGLLMPFRAFGDVKFKWSIELQHRVLESGPDQLHENEHAKFIPPNYHTPPYLTAEPEVTRHHLRPQDRFLVLGSDGLWETLHRQEVVRIVGEHLTGVHQQQPVSVGGYKVTLGQMQGLLQERKARISSTFEDQNAATHLIRHAVGNNEFGMVDHERLSKMLSLPEELARMYRDDITIIIVQFNPHVIGGQ